The region GACGAGCCAACTGGTGAGTGCAGTCTTGGATGGGCGACCGTTAATTTGGGCTTGGCCGCTGTGGGTAGAATGCCTGTGGATTGCGACTTGGGTGCTGTGGGGCGGAACTTTGGCGAGGGTGATTCGTCAGCCGACCTATCTGGGTTTGGCGATGGTGGGGACGATCGCGCTGATGATGAGCCTTTGCTGGGGGCTGTTTATTCAACTGGGTGCATGGGTTCCCCTGGTACCGGAGGTATTGGGAGTGATATTAAGCGGAACAGTGGTGCGATCGATGGAAAGAAGACATGATACAAGCAGTCATGAATCTCCATCAATCCTGCCATGAATTAAGCATGAGGGTATCAGAATGACCAGACAGCCCCCGGAAACGCCTCCCCAACGCAGCCCACAGCACGCGATCATCCCCTGCACGATCGGTCTGATGGTGCTGCCGCTGTGTTCTTTACTCTGGTCTGTATCGTGGGCTGGGGCAGTGCAGGCGCAATCCCTGGGGGGGACGCTCCAGTCTACTCCCCAAGCTGGGCCGCTGGGTCAAACGAGCACCTTTACGCCGCCGCCCCCGCCACCCGATCGGGATTCTCCTGGGCGTCGGGGGGGTGGCGCGGGCCGCCGGGAACATCCTCCCGACAGTCCTGGGCCGAGCCCCTTCGATCTGTTTACACCGCCACCGCCACCCCCCGATCGGGATGCGCCGGGAAATCGAGGTGGAGGTGCAGGCCGAGGCTGTGGCGTGGGGAGTCAGACGTTGATGGCGTTGGTCCCGGAATATCATCAAACGTTGTCCTCTGGGGGAGAAATTACGAAGGTCTGGGGCACGACGATCGCAGAACGGCCTACGTTGTGGTTTTATGTGCCCTATGCCGCTGCGGATGGGGTGTCGCTGGAGTTTGTGTTGCAGGATCAGGCCAATCCTGCCAATGATATCTATCGCACTCGGGTGGTTGCGCCTGCAACTCCGGGGATTGTCAGGGTTGCTTTACCGGATCAGGTGCCCAGTTTGCTCCCTGGCAAGTTGTACCAGTGGTATTTGAAAGCGCGGTTGCAATGTCAGGCGAGTCAGCCTGGAAGCCCTGCCCAAGTGGTGAAGGAGCAAATTAATGGATGGGTTCAACGAGTTGATCCTAACCCGTCCTTGGCGACGCAATTACAACAGGGCACCCCCCCACAACGCGCTACGCTTTACCGGCAAAATGGCATCTGGTTTGATGCACTCAATGCATTAGCTGAACTCCGTCTGGCTGATCCTAACAATCCACAGTTAACGGAAGATTGGAAACGTTTGTTGCGATCGATCGGGCTAGAAGCGTTAGCTGAGAAGCCCATTGAGAAGAAACCTAGCAATGATTGATGGTTGAGGGGAAATTACGGATGGTTGGAAAGCGGATCAAGGCTCCAGGGCTGGTCTTAGGGGTGCTGTTAATGACGATCGGGCCTAGTGTTGCGATCGGGCCTGTACCTGTCGCGATCGCTCAAACGAATCCTGCTACCCCAAAAGCAGAAGCTCAACAACTTCTCCAGCAAGGCATTCAGCAGTTTCAAACCGGCCAATTTGAAGCGGCACTACAATCTTGGCAAAAGGCATTAACAATTTACCGAGCAATTAAAGACCAACAAGGCGAAGGGGATGCTTTGGGGAATTTGGGAGCCGCTTACAATGTTATGGGTAATTACCCAAAAGCCATCGAATATCATCAACAAAGTTTAGCGATTGCACAACAAAACCAAAGTAGACGCAGTGAAGGCAACATTCTAGGGAATCTGGGAAATGCTTACCTTTCACTAGGCGACTATCCCGAAGCAATCGAATATTATGAAAAAAGTTTAGCGATTGCACGAGAAATTAAAGACAAACGGGGAGAAGGTAATTTTCTCGGCAATCTGGGAATTGCGTATAATGCGCTGGGTAACTATCCTAAAGCGATCGCATATCAGGAGCAAAGTCTAGCCATTACACGACAACTTAAAGACCGACGGGGGGAAGGTGCTGCACTGGGTAATCTGAGTAATGCTTATGATGCGCTAGGTAACTATCCCAAAGCGATCGCATATCAGGAGCAAAGTCTAGCCATTGCACGACAACTCAAAGACCCACTAGGAGAAGGTGCTGCACTGGGCAGCCTGGGAAATGCGTATAATGCGCTGGGTAACTATCCCAAAGCGATCGCATATCAGGAGCAAAGTCTAGCCATTGCACAGCAACTCAAAGACCCACTAGGGGCAAGCCAAGCTCTGGGCAGTTTAGGCAATGCTTATAATGCGTTGGGCAACTATCCCAAGGCAATCGAATATCATGAAAAAAGTTTAGCCATCAAGCGAGCACTCAAAGACCGACGGGGGGAAGGAATTTCTCTGGGAAATCTGGGCAATACTTATTATTTACTAGGCAACTATTCCAAAGCAATTGAGTATCAGGAGCAAAGTCTAGCCATTGCACAGCAACTCAAAGACCGACGGGGGGAAGGTGTCTCTCTGGGAAGTCTGGGCAATGCTTACTTGACACAGGGCAACTATTCCAAAGCGATTGCATATTACGAACAGAGTTTAACAATCAATCGAGAAATCAAAGACAGAAAAGGGGAAAGCATTTCTCGCAGTAATTTAGGTCTTACCTTACTCAAGCTAAATCGATTACCCGAAGCAGAATCCAATTTACGGTCTGCCATTGCCATTCAGGAGTCTCTACGCACAGGACTCACTGATCGTAATAAAATCTCGATTGCCGATACCCAGAAAGATGCCTACATCAATCTCCAGAAAGTCTTAATTACCCAGAAAAAGTCGGAAGCAGCTCTGGAAATTGCGGAGAGAGGTCGGGCACGAGCATTAGTCGAGTTACTCGCCTCTCGGTTTAATTATGAATCTCAGGTAGATCTGCAAAAAACAATTCAGGCTCCCAATATTAATGCCATTCGCCAAATTGCTAAAACACAAAATGCAACGCTGGTACAATATTCGATCGTTTCTAGTGAGCAACTCTACATTTGGGTCATTAAGCCAACCGGTGAAATTACATTCCGATCAACCCAGCTGGATTCCTCGCAACCGCTGGCGCAACTAGTCAGCAGTAGTCGCAGTGAGATGGGTGTGCGCGGACGGGCAGGCATTCAAATCGCCCGACAACCAACGCCATCTGACCAACCCAATCCCTTAGCAAAACTCTATCAGTCCCTAATTGCTCCGATCGCCCAAGACTTACCCACCGACCCCAAACAACGCGTCATTTTCCTGCCCCAGGGTGAACTGTTCCTGGTTCCCTTTGCCGCCTTACCCGATGCCCAAAATCGCCCCTTAATCGAACGTCATACAATCTCTACTGCGCCTTCTATCCAAACCCTCGCCCTAACACAAACCCTCGCCCAACGGCCTAAAAACAAGGGAGGCGCAGTCATCGTCGGTGACCCCACCATGCCGATCTACAAAGATGAACCCCTGCAACCCTTACCTGCGGCCCGTCAAGAAGCGATCGCCATTAGCCAACAACTCAACACTCCACCACTCATCGGTGCCCAAGCCACCAAAGCTACGGTCTTGCAACAAATGCCCAATGCCCGTTTACTCCACTTTGCCACCCATGGCTTACTCGATCCGGTGCAAGGCGATATTCCTGGCGCGATCGCCCTAA is a window of Alkalinema sp. FACHB-956 DNA encoding:
- a CDS encoding DUF928 domain-containing protein yields the protein MTRQPPETPPQRSPQHAIIPCTIGLMVLPLCSLLWSVSWAGAVQAQSLGGTLQSTPQAGPLGQTSTFTPPPPPPDRDSPGRRGGGAGRREHPPDSPGPSPFDLFTPPPPPPDRDAPGNRGGGAGRGCGVGSQTLMALVPEYHQTLSSGGEITKVWGTTIAERPTLWFYVPYAAADGVSLEFVLQDQANPANDIYRTRVVAPATPGIVRVALPDQVPSLLPGKLYQWYLKARLQCQASQPGSPAQVVKEQINGWVQRVDPNPSLATQLQQGTPPQRATLYRQNGIWFDALNALAELRLADPNNPQLTEDWKRLLRSIGLEALAEKPIEKKPSND
- a CDS encoding CHAT domain-containing tetratricopeptide repeat protein translates to MVGKRIKAPGLVLGVLLMTIGPSVAIGPVPVAIAQTNPATPKAEAQQLLQQGIQQFQTGQFEAALQSWQKALTIYRAIKDQQGEGDALGNLGAAYNVMGNYPKAIEYHQQSLAIAQQNQSRRSEGNILGNLGNAYLSLGDYPEAIEYYEKSLAIAREIKDKRGEGNFLGNLGIAYNALGNYPKAIAYQEQSLAITRQLKDRRGEGAALGNLSNAYDALGNYPKAIAYQEQSLAIARQLKDPLGEGAALGSLGNAYNALGNYPKAIAYQEQSLAIAQQLKDPLGASQALGSLGNAYNALGNYPKAIEYHEKSLAIKRALKDRRGEGISLGNLGNTYYLLGNYSKAIEYQEQSLAIAQQLKDRRGEGVSLGSLGNAYLTQGNYSKAIAYYEQSLTINREIKDRKGESISRSNLGLTLLKLNRLPEAESNLRSAIAIQESLRTGLTDRNKISIADTQKDAYINLQKVLITQKKSEAALEIAERGRARALVELLASRFNYESQVDLQKTIQAPNINAIRQIAKTQNATLVQYSIVSSEQLYIWVIKPTGEITFRSTQLDSSQPLAQLVSSSRSEMGVRGRAGIQIARQPTPSDQPNPLAKLYQSLIAPIAQDLPTDPKQRVIFLPQGELFLVPFAALPDAQNRPLIERHTISTAPSIQTLALTQTLAQRPKNKGGAVIVGDPTMPIYKDEPLQPLPAARQEAIAISQQLNTPPLIGAQATKATVLQQMPNARLLHFATHGLLDPVQGDIPGAIALTPSGQDNGFLSAAEIFNLKLNADLVVLSACDTGRGEITGDGVVGLSRSFIAAGAPSVIVSLWAVNDQSTSELMQEFYRQLKQQPDKAQALRQAMLITKQRYPDPSHWAAFTLVGEAQ